TAGTTTTTTCAgttgatttaatttatttttattagatcACTTCTCATGTTgttattttcaatatatgtaataatttatCCCTTTATAATCCTAATTTGTTATCAATGATATAGTGTCTTtgaaaaagagaacaaaacagTTATTTGGATTAAAGTCGTGTTTGACGATCTATTATGTATgccttcttattttattttttctccttttggaaaaataatttgaaactgTACAAGAAGCTTGGTGTACAAAAACAATAATGATACCAGAAATGTTAAGAATATACAAagattattatttgaaaaataatgatTGCAGCAACAGTCCTTTTACTGGTAAAGGTTGGTTAGGAACTTAGGATCACTGATCACAACGTACGTAAGCAAAGCATTTTAATTTCTCAGTGTACCCAGCTGTTGACGGTCTGATACATCTCATCTAACCTTTAATTATTTTCTCGATTATTAAGTGTTTGGTATATTAcacacttttttttattttggcttGAGTTCCTTAATAATATCTCCAATAATTTTTGTTAGgcttatttgccaaataaccaagaaaaaaaaaatttagatttgtggtgagagagtagagagagatagaaagagaAAGTAGGAGAGAGAAGACGTTTTTGGTTAGTTAGTAAATTGTAGTTTTTGTTGTGTATACTTGGCCTAATTTCCCATTTTTGTTTGGTAAAAATATCTccagtaatttttctttttttttttgaaaaaaaagtttactaTTAAATACCCCTGTTCGGaactacgctaggcgctagtcggacgGTAACCCCGGGCCTAGCGAGTTACCGAAAAATCGGAGATTAAGCGGGGCATACGCGGGGCCTAGTTTTTagacatattatatatatatatatatatatataacgttcATAGATAAACATAGTAATCCATTACATCAAATTCAtggaataaacaaaaatagattGTCTTGATCTTGAGAacatacagaaaaggttttcaTCCTTTGTTGTCGAAGATCAAGTAATCACCATGAATGGGAAGATGTGTTAGATATTGTAACGTACCCCTGCAacgacaaacaaaaaaacatcaattttttacATATGAATATACAATCAAACGTGAAACTAAggttcaaaaacattaaaaatccgTGACCTAGGAAGAGAAAGACATCAAATTGGTTAAAAAAGTTTCAGAACTTAACAAGTGTTTAAGAACTAAGTTAAAAAGCTTCACTAACAACCTAAAGTGAGTTATCCATACAAACAAAACTTGTAAAACAACCTAAGCTGATTCTTCCTCCATCTTGTAGAACTCCTAAAACAAGAGATAACACATGTAAGAATCAGTAATACTCATAAAATTTTCAGAACTCAACAACAGTTTTACAAAactcataaaatataaaaactcaaCAATCTAAATGGGTCTTTTTTCATCTTTAAGAACTCCTACAACATGACTGAACGATTGTGACATTGGTTATTACGAAGAATAGAAACGAAATTACCTCCAGTTCGTGAAACAGAGGAAGGTTGGCTGTTGATGAAGTTGATTCAGCATCAGTTCGTCTCTAACTCTCAATCCACGTTTGATTTCATCTCCACGCTTCAGTTCAACGCTTGATTTTGTCTCCACTTTTTCGATTAGGGTTTCAGGTATCGAAGATCAATCTCAATTAAAGCAACGACGTGTAAGTGTGTGTCTGGCCTTCTTcggctttgattttaattgagtTTGAACTGACATTTATCAaccgattttattattttccgCCGCGTTTTAGTATTACGCGGGCGAGTAATGAAAAAATTGCAACCCCGCGTAGAGTCACCGAGTTGGTCCTCTTCGCCACGTTCAGTCTGCGACTACCGCCTAGGCAGACGATTAAGCGGCTAGGCGGCCGCGTTTTTGAACAGGGTTAAATACTAGAAACATACAAGAGAATAGCTCAGCCATAGTGTTCAGAATAGAAGTAAAACAAATTGCAAGCCAAGTgcaacatagttttttttttcttgaattatACGGTATCATGGTTCCACATAAGTTGGTCCAGACTAGTCGGTCTCCTCttttataactattttataaaagaaggacaacgagaagatgaagaacccaATGGTATTTGAGTCTTAGCTGGAAGAACGATGATGAGCAGTACCACCTCTTCGACGCCTTCTTTTCTTACCAACTGTAAACCACTCCATATCTTTTAGTTTCTGAGAAGGCTTTAAGCAACGACCTCCACGCGATCTATGAGCCATATCTGAACTACATCTTGAATTCACCGCCAAAGTGAAACCAAATTCATCTGGTACTTGCAAATTAAGAATAAGAGGATCAGACACTGAAGCTGGAGATGACGGCAATGAGGAGTTGAAGACAAAAGGTGAGTTAGTGTTGACTGTTTGGGCCAGAGAATGAGTGGGGGAAGAAACAATTTCAGTCTCTATTTCCTCTTCCAACATGGCTAGGTTTGCAAATCTGTTTGAGCTTGATGCTTCACCTAACTGCTTGATCTTATCTCCATGGTCACCTAATGTGGTCTCACATTTCAAATACATTGCTGGAGAGGGTGAAAGTGAACCAAACCTTCATCAATGAAGTCTAGGGGAGCATAGACAGTATGTGAAACAGATGTTGTCGAAGTGGAGGTCTCGTTGTAACCAGATTGTCAATATCTCCAATAATTGTCCAAACTACTTCAATTACATTATTTTGTTCAATATTATTGTTCTCTTTAACACGatcgtttgtttgtttttttttttcacatataaccagaaataattcaaaattcaaGTGCAAAAACTTGAAACCAAATCCTCGAACTTCAaagtgaaacaaaaataataataatggtaCGTTGTATTTATCGTTCAGAGTTGAGTAATCATATCATTGTTTTGGTTACGTCGTTCGACAAGGGTAGGGTTGTAAAAGACAGCGTTGTGTTAAGAAAAGGACGTCGGCCGCTGCCTTTGTTCGCGGGACCCAATAACgttattttgcatttttatttgGGAAAGTCGTCTCACGTGCGCGTTGGTGCttctttttaaagattttagaGATATTCCACAAATGAACCTCACCTAAAAAGAATTGATCTAAAAGCACCCCGCAtaagaaattatctttttttgtcGACCGCACAAGAAATTATCTATTTTCAGCCCTTACTTCcaaagaaaattgaaaattaatttgagaATCCCTGTATTTTTAATGTACAAATTCCAGATTTATTTATTACTATTCAGCGTATTTTGAGAAccatgattttttctttttttcctatgTGGGTGGGTAAAAGATTACAAATATCTAAGACCTTTTGAAAACTTTATAATGTATTAGGGTATTTTTTGatctaagaaaaagaaatttcgTCGGGGAGTATTATCATGACCGAGAAACCGAGTCGGCAAGTTTCCCGATTCTTTTAACGACCTCAGGAGATAGTTTCTTCACCggttttctctctttctccggTCGAAAATCAAAACCCAGTGCGTCCGACACTTCCTCGGAGCTCCAACCAGCTTTACGGAGCGACTCCGAGAACCGACCCGCTTTCAGAAGCAAAGCATCTAAAACCGCTTGATTATCTAATATTACCATCTCATCCTCGAAGAAACCAGATGCCGACACGTGGACGATATCATCTACGTCGGATTCGCTCCACCCGCCTCCTCTTAAAACCGACCCGATCCGGTTCACGTACTCGTCCACCCATTTCGGCGTCTCGGATCTCGGTAAGTCTAAGTATCTCTCCGGCGATGAAGAGTGTGACGACGATATAGAAGAAGCCGAGTTTCTCCGGCGACGATCCACCGCCGCGTCACTCCAAAACTCTACCCATCTCGGTGTGTCCGACCCGTGAACACGACCCGAATCTAAGCTCATTCGAGAGAAGTTGGACGAGGACGAGGACGAAGACACGGCGGTTATCTCGCTCACAGAACGCTGCTTAGTGAGAACAACCGGAGACAACCCGGATCCTCTGAAGACAGACTCACGCTCGAAGAAATCGGATAGATCCGACCCGCAACAAAAAATCCGGGTCTCGTCGATGTAGAAAACCGGGTTACCCGCTAAAGACGGTTTACAAGGAATAAAGCAGTGATCGAAGATGGGAATCATCAAAGGAGCTCTCTTGAGAGCGTTTCTCGCGACCCGTAAGGCCTTTTCCGGGTCAGACGGTCTCGGGCCCCAAGATTTGCTCCAGAGAGTGTTTCTCGCGATCTGAAACGACACGGCGGCGACTGGAAGATCGATCATCGCTCGGAGGTGGAGACGGGCTCCGGGAGAACGCCAGTCTGGAAAACCAGCGCCGACGGGTAAGCCGGCGGCGAGAACGGCGCGGAGATCCGGTGGGAAAGAGAATGAGAACTCGGCTTCGGCTCTGGCGAACTCTGCGTCGGTTAGACCCGGTTGGACTTGGATCCTCGAAGTGTGTAAATGTGAGATTACTTGGTGGGCGAGAGATGAGAAAGATACGAGACTGTTCCTGACCCTTGGAGTCGTTGGTGCAGAGGCGCGAGCTGAGAGACGACGGAGACCCGCAGCGTGTGATGGCCGGAGACCGGTCATTCTCCGATCAACGTCgaccatttttgtttttttttctttggaaaaGAAAGTGAGAGTTATGGCAAAATGAGTAAGCTTTATGAGTTATGGGGTTTCAGATATGTCTGAAGGCAAACTGAAAAAGATGATAGGCgataaagaaagagagagaggcttCGTTGATCAAAGTAAGGAGCTTCGTATATTTATAGCAAGTTTTGTTGGTGGGTCCTACGAGTTGTCCTTTCTAGGAGTATgtatttttggtttgatttagtattttacgaaaaatattaaaataattcgAATCTCTAATGACTTCATCGAGTAGTTAATTTGATGATTAAATcttcaaaaacaaatttcttCGTTGAGATTCTTTAATTATCTAAATCAGCATCAGATACCTTTCTGATCGGTTTACACTTTTGTTGAGTTCTCTTTCACGGCTCTGATTTTCTTGGAAACTCGTAGGACCCATGCGTAAATTATGGAAATAAACACCAAATTATAACATATAATCACaatatttactatatttagAATCTGTTCATAAATATTTCCTTGTTTTCGAGTAATCAACTGTTTTAAATcttgtttaaaaattaatgtcAAGTGAACTGAATTGACATATGCTTAAAACGTCTtagataatttttcttttttttaaaaaaaaagtcttagataattttttaatttcttaaaaaaaatctatataataaCTGATAGGCTATAATTGacaaccaaaaataaatatggtgAAAATTTTGACATGGAAGTTTTAAATTATGCTATATTTACACTGGTAATACATCATAATGCTGCATTTATGGAGAAAATGTTATCAACTAATCCTAGAACCGAATAAGTTAAACCGTAGTATATCAATATGAAATCTATTTATATACTAggtattatataataaattataaactattcGAGATTAGTTAGATcaaccttttttgtttttgttatggATCATTGGTTTTGTTAAGTACTGTCTGAACTTTCTTTGTCAAAAAAGTActgttttttacaaaattttattcgGTTTAAACCAAAAATGACAATCAGTCCGGTTTATAGTTGATCTCGATGGGTTTGATTAGAGGTGTGTTTCGGATTTAAAAGCATGGATAACAAAGGTTGAAAAGTGATTAGACGTAAGCCAATATCATACCCACTCCGCCACGCTGCATCAAATCATACTCCTCACTACATCGATATTGATCAATATTAAGTTTTGATTTGGATTTATCCACATAATCATAATCTTTGCAGTGGACTTAACAGTAAACAGTTTGGGAAAAAGTAGCATATTAATCCCGTACCATATTAGTCACACAAACACCATACCAATATAGTATCATTTATAATGAAGTAGATTAAAGTGTTCTGTttctttctatatttttctatttaaaagtCCAAGAAAGAAACCAGTACACATGCAGCTTAAGCATGAATTGTAGTTGTAAAGTTGAGAGTCCACCgcttgtatttttatattttttgctagAACTTTTTACTTATCTACCTATATAGTTGTGGTTCAATTTAATGCGACGTTGAATCAATAACCGCTGAGGCATAATCTTTGGGTGGTAAGCAATAAAAACGGTCACGCGACTCTAGGCCACACTACTCGGGAGTCTCACATGCCGACACCAATATGGCATGGATTCTTTAtaacgaggaaataaattttaaaatgatagtctTAAGTAGTACAATTTTCAATGGGTTTATTTAAATGCGTggacataatttaaaattacatCATGTATAAACACAGTAGTTTGTTTTTCCATTTTCTAACGTCATCGAAGCTGCCTAGTATTAAAAGCATTAATCTTCAAATAAACGGTCACTTTGTCAGCTTAACCACATGTTAGGTATCGGGGAAAACAAATTCACATgttaggttttgttttttttttgtttttttaactaGCTTTGAGTCTTAGACTTTATGCGTTTTTTTCGAAATATAGTAAAATTACCATGGCTTATTTGttaaatttaatatgttaacGGGTCAACGGCATAGACTTCTACACAACGTACGTGACTGGCgcttaattaatggaaaattaaAGGAGTTTATTATGCTATTTAAAGATATTAACTTGTAAATTAGATTTGTTTTGATGTTCACACTCGCAAAAAATCAGATGATACAAAAtcttaataacataattaaGCTACTTCAGGCCGGTCAAGAAAGAAACTTTAATTATACTCACCTTGTTTGTAGTCCCATTTGAACAATAAAATAGCATACAACCAACACCACTTGCTTTGATAATTATCAGTGTATCTACACAAATCATACTTCCTAATTAACATATACAGTATTATAACCGTTGGTGAAAAGAAGTAATGATTCTTTCAAGTGTGCACGTATTTACCAACTATACAATATTCCAAAGTCGCAAATTTTGCTCCTTCATTAggcaaaaagataaaataaaattcgctCCTTCACTCAGCAAATTCAGTAACTGTAAAATATCAGTATATATTTTCCTCAAGATGTTTTTCATTGGATTATTTTCTACCATTTCCGTATAGTGTTACCAACATCTAAAAAGTTAAAAGATAAGAGCTCAAGCTAACAAGCTAAGTAACTTGTACACCATCCACTTGCACTGTCCCATTTATAATTGTGTCCGACCCGTTTCAAAAATTGTAGctatttatctatttttatatttgtcaaCGTTTGGTCGCGTCATACCATTCACGTATATGATCCTtctaaagtatattttttttttttttgataattctgGTATCTGGACAGCCACATTCCCATCTATCCCCCGAAAGGGGTCCAGCGtcccaacggaagggatgttaaatccgttgtgaCCAAGGCTCGAACCCGAGTGGCGGGTAGTACAGCTATACCTCTTTT
The window above is part of the Brassica napus cultivar Da-Ae chromosome C8, Da-Ae, whole genome shotgun sequence genome. Proteins encoded here:
- the BNAC08G21750D gene encoding uncharacterized protein BNAC08G21750D — encoded protein: MVDVDRRMTGLRPSHAAGLRRLSARASAPTTPRVRNSLVSFSSLAHQVISHLHTSRIQVQPGLTDAEFARAEAEFSFSFPPDLRAVLAAGLPVGAGFPDWRSPGARLHLRAMIDLPVAAVSFQIARNTLWSKSWGPRPSDPEKALRVARNALKRAPLMIPIFDHCFIPCKPSLAGNPVFYIDETRIFCCGSDLSDFFERESVFRGSGLSPVVLTKQRSVSEITAVSSSSSSSNFSRMSLDSGRVHGSDTPRWVEFWSDAAVDRRRRNSASSISSSHSSSPERYLDLPRSETPKWVDEYVNRIGSVLRGGGWSESDVDDIVHVSASGFFEDEMVILDNQAVLDALLLKAGRFSESLRKAGWSSEEVSDALGFDFRPEKERKPVKKLSPEVVKRIGKLADSVSRS